Sequence from the Phosphitispora fastidiosa genome:
GAAGAACTGGTGAATTGAAATGAATAATGGGGCTGACATTTTACTCCTGACAGCAGCAGGGTTTCACTGGGCGGCAGTAGTGTTTTATGCTGCCGCCACAGTATTGTTCTTCCTGGGGTTTGCCTTTAAAAAAGATGGATGGTCAAAAACGGGGGTAATCCTGATAATTTGCGGCGCTGTTGTCCATACAGCCGCCTTGGGTGTCAGGTGGGCGGCTGCCGGGCATGGGCCGTTTATGAAAAAATATGAGATCCTGTCATCATATGTTTTGATAGCCATGTACATGTACCTGGGAGTCCTGAAAAAGCGTCCCGGCTTAAGGTCAGCGGGGATTTTTGTGATGCCTGTGTCCCTGATAATTATGGGCCTGGCTCTGACTTCATCATCAGCGGTTGTGGAGATGCCGGCCAGCTTTAATTATGTCTGGATTGTGCTTCATGTCCTGTTTGCCCAGGCCTCTTACGGTTCCGGTCTGATTGGGGCAGGGCTGGCGCTGCTGTACCTGTTGAAAGAAAAGGCCCAGAACAGAGGGGCCGTGACAGGAGTGTACCGGAACATGCCTACACTGGAAAACATGGACAGGCTGAGCTACAGGTTTCATGGGTTTGCCTTCCTGGCTGTCGGTGTCATGACTGCCTCCGGAGCCGTTTGGGCCAACTATGCTTGGGGCAGGTACTGGGGCTGGGACCCGGTGGAAAACTGGTCACTTATCTCATGGCTCCTGTACGGGATATACCTGCATTTAAGAAGAATCCATGGGTGGGCCGGAAAAAGGGCGGCCTGGTTTTCCTTTGCCGCTTTTCTGGTGCTGGTTTTCATCCTGGCCGGAATAGGCTGGGTGTATCAGTCTGTTCATGCGCCGTATTTTATATAAGCAGGCGCAGGTGGTTTTCGACAGCATTTCCTTTTGCCAGCAGGGCTAATCACTGGTATAATTAAGTTGATTAAAAACTGTCTCAAGCGGATGTTATGATCTATTTTCTCCTGAGGAGATGTTACTATGTTATTGACACCGGAGAAGAAAAGAAAATATTCCCTTGGTTGGCGTAAGAGAGAAGATGCCAGAAAACAGCTGCTGGGAAAGCGAAAAACAGAAGCTTTTAAAAAAGCCCGGGCTGCTGCAAAATTTCTCAAAGAGAAATATGGAGTAGAGGTATATCTTTTTGGTTCTCTTGCCTGGGGTGGGTTTTGGGAGAAGTCGGATATTGACCTGGCATTGGAAGGGCTGGATGATCCCAAACAATATTTGAAGGTCTTTGGTGAAGCCTGGGAAGTGGTATCACCTTTTGAACTTGACCTGGTGATGTTTCAGGATATTGATGATGATTTTCGTAATGAGATCAGGAGCAGGGGAGTGGCCTTATGACAGGGACTGTATTGGTTGTTACGGCACGGATAAGAAAAGAATTAAAAAATCTTGACATGCTCAGGAAAGAGATTGTCGAAATGTTGGAACGGGGTGGTGCAGAGAATGATTCGGAAAGGAAGAGGGCTTTTTCATCACTGCTGCATGATTTTTATACCTGTGTGGAAAGAATGTTTCAGACTGTAGCTAAAGGTCTAGATGAATATGTGCCGGATGGGGATAACTGGCATAAATTATTACTTGAACAAATGACATTATCGCTTGAAGAGAGAAGACCTGCTGTTATTAGTGAAAAGTTAGGCGCCAAATTGATGGAATACCTTGCATTTAGGCATCTGGTCCGCAATATTTACGGTTTCCAACTGGAATGGGCAAAGATGGACTATCTGGCTAAAGACTTGCCGGAAGTAGTTGATTGGATAAGAGACGAGGCAGATAGTT
This genomic interval carries:
- a CDS encoding nucleotidyltransferase family protein; its protein translation is MLLTPEKKRKYSLGWRKREDARKQLLGKRKTEAFKKARAAAKFLKEKYGVEVYLFGSLAWGGFWEKSDIDLALEGLDDPKQYLKVFGEAWEVVSPFELDLVMFQDIDDDFRNEIRSRGVAL
- the ccsA gene encoding cytochrome c biogenesis protein CcsA; this translates as MNNGADILLLTAAGFHWAAVVFYAAATVLFFLGFAFKKDGWSKTGVILIICGAVVHTAALGVRWAAAGHGPFMKKYEILSSYVLIAMYMYLGVLKKRPGLRSAGIFVMPVSLIIMGLALTSSSAVVEMPASFNYVWIVLHVLFAQASYGSGLIGAGLALLYLLKEKAQNRGAVTGVYRNMPTLENMDRLSYRFHGFAFLAVGVMTASGAVWANYAWGRYWGWDPVENWSLISWLLYGIYLHLRRIHGWAGKRAAWFSFAAFLVLVFILAGIGWVYQSVHAPYFI